In Nematostella vectensis chromosome 2, jaNemVect1.1, whole genome shotgun sequence, one genomic interval encodes:
- the LOC125561098 gene encoding prion-like-(Q/N-rich) domain-bearing protein 25 produces MKSVVDDMLDCYSRYVSTYDCMNGYCRYVSTYDCMNGYCRYVSTYDCYSRYVSTYDCYCRYVSTYDCYCRYVSTYDCYSRYVSTYDCMNGYSRYVSTYDCMNGYCRYVSTYDCMNGYCRYVSTYDCMNGYCRYVSTYDCMNGYCRYVSTYDCMNGYCRYVSTYDCYCRYVSTYDCMNGYCRYVSTYDCYSRYVSTYDCMNGYSRYVSTYDCMNGYCRYVSTYDCMNGYCRYVSTYDCMNGYCRYVSTYDCMNGYCRYVSTYDCINGYCRYVSTYDCMNGYCRYVSTYDCMNGYCRYVSTYDCMNGYCRYVSTYDCYCRYVSTYDCMNGYCRYVSTYDCMNGYCRYVSTYDCMNGYCRYVSTYDCMNGYCRYVSTYDCMNGYCRYVSTYDCMDGYCRYVSTYDCMNGYSRYVSTYDCMNGYCRYVSTYDCMNGYCRYVSTYDCMNGYCRYVSTYDCMNGYCRYVSTYDCMNGYCRYVSTYDCMNGYCRYVSTYDCMNGYCRYVSTYDCYCRYVSTYDCMNGYCRYVSTYDCMNGYCRYVSTYDCMNGYCRYVSTYDCMNGYCRYVSTYDCMNGYCRYVSTYDCMNGYCRYVSTYDCMNGYWSLHPKDKDRTTFTF; encoded by the coding sequence ATGAAAAGTGTCGTCGATGACATGCTGGACTGCTATTCTAGATACGTCTCGACTTATGACTGTATGAACGGCTATTGTAGATACGTCTCGACTTATGACTGTATGAACGGCTATTGTAGATACGTCTCGACCTATGACTGCTATTCTAGATACGTCTCGACCTATGACTGCTATTGTAGATACGTCTCGACCTATGACTGCTATTGTAGATACGTCTCGACCTATGACTGCTATTCTAGATACGTCTCGACTTATGACTGTATGAACGGCTATTCTAGATACGTCTCGACTTATGACTGTATGAACGGCTATTGTAGATACGTCTCGACTTATGACTGTATGAACGGCTATTGTAGATACGTCTCGACTTATGACTGTATGAACGGCTATTGTAGATACGTCTCGACTTATGACTGTATGAACGGCTATTGTAGATACGTCTCGACTTATGACTGTATGAACGGCTATTGTAGATACGTCTCGACTTATGACTGCTATTGTAGATACGTCTCGACTTATGACTGTATGAACGGCTATTGTAGATACGTCTCGACCTATGACTGCTATTCTAGATACGTCTCGACTTATGACTGTATGAACGGCTATTCTAGATACGTCTCGACTTATGACTGTATGAACGGCTATTGTAGATACGTCTCGACTTATGACTGTATGAACGGCTATTGTAGATACGTCTCGACTTATGACTGTATGAACGGCTATTGTAGATACGTCTCGACTTATGACTGTATGAACGGCTATTGTAGATACGTCTCGACTTATGACTGTATCAACGGCTATTGTAGATACGTCTCGACCTATGACTGTATGAACGGCTATTGTAGATACGTCTCGACCTATGACTGTATGAACGGCTATTGTAGATACGTCTCGACTTATGACTGTATGAACGGCTATTGTAGATACGTCTCGACTTATGACTGCTATTGTAGATACGTCTCGACCTATGACTGTATGAACGGCTATTGTAGATACGTCTCGACCTATGACTGTATGAACGGCTATTGTAGATACGTCTCGACCTATGACTGTATGAACGGCTATTGTAGATACGTCTCGACTTATGACTGTATGAACGGCTATTGTAGATACGTCTCGACTTATGACTGTATGAACGGCTATTGTAGATACGTCTCGACCTATGACTGTATGGACGGCTATTGTAGATACGTCTCGACTTATGACTGTATGAACGGCTATTCTAGATACGTCTCGACTTATGACTGTATGAACGGCTATTGTAGATACGTCTCGACTTATGACTGTATGAACGGCTATTGTAGATACGTCTCGACTTATGACTGTATGAACGGCTATTGTAGATACGTCTCGACTTATGACTGTATGAACGGCTATTGTAGATACGTCTCGACTTATGACTGTATGAACGGCTATTGTAGATACGTCTCGACCTATGACTGTATGAACGGCTATTGTAGATACGTCTCGACTTATGACTGTATGAACGGCTATTGTAGATACGTCTCGACTTATGACTGCTATTGTAGATACGTCTCGACTTATGACTGTATGAACGGCTATTGTAGATACGTCTCGACTTATGACTGTATGAACGGCTATTGTAGATACGTCTCGACTTATGACTGTATGAACGGCTATTGTAGATACGTCTCGACTTATGACTGTATGAACGGCTATTGTAGATACGTCTCGACTTATGACTGTATGAACGGCTATTGTAGATACGTCTCGACGTATGACTGTATGAACGGCTATTGTAGATACGTCTCGACTTATGACTGTATGAACGGCTATTGGTCACTGCATCCTAAGGATAAGGATCGAACTACTTTCACATTTTAA
- the LOC5518332 gene encoding beta-galactosidase isoform X1: protein MSSTSITKSIIIHFTILSSFLGKLLIDGCQCPASSIRHFGIDYVNDTFVKDGQPFRFISGSVSYFRVPRNFWQDRLLKLKYSGLNTVDTYVAWNLHEPEIGTYDFEGENDLEEFIKIAQSVGLLVILRPGPYICGEWELGGFPPWLLKNTSIVLRSSKDQVYMDAVDKWMGVLLPKIRPLLYNNGGPVITVQVENEYGSYFTCDHDYMSHLENLFRSHLGKDVVLFTTDGFAKSMLDCGTLPSLFTTVDFGAGVDPKVPFSILRKYQPNGPLVNSEFYPGWLDHWGEKHSTVNPAVMTQYLDMILAMNASVNLYMFEGGTSFGYMNGANCGAKSSQYQPQPTSYDYDAPLSEAGDITLKYRLLLEVIAGYVGPPSGLPPKNIPKYAYGKVEMKKLGRLLDLVQVLSPNPPVMARLPMTMEQLGQSYGFVLYHTQIPDKFAHQTVTISIPGIRDRAIIYVGKIRQATVIRVGNKTTASIVIGSFFDLSILVENMGRINYGPHLVDPKGILGNVTLGGDVLMDWKMFPLNLKNVLNHYPMLSSVRRDNTSNAPTFFTGEIPPSVDGVPRDTFLYMDSWTKGQVFINGFNVGRYWPAAGPQISLYVPSSVLYAGQRASKLFILELDENPCDYPATCYVTFKDTPLLDGPVAPLQRTAGKSYRHLDQQWLSVYTQENVKNPAIIQHLVHSEHKNIS, encoded by the exons ATGTCATCAACATCAATAACCAAAAGCATTATCATACATTTCACCATACTGTCATCATTTCTAGGAAAACTCTTGATTGATGGATGTCAATGTCCTGCAAGCTCTATCAGACATTTTGGAATTGATTATGTGAATGATACCTTTGTAAAAGATGGTCAACCATTCCGTTTTATATCTGGAAGTGTCAGCTACTTTAGAGTTCCAAGGAACTTTTGGCAGGACAGACTCCTCAAATTGAAGTATTCTGGGCTGAATACTGTTGATAC ATATGTTGCATGGAATTTACATGAGCCAGAGATTGGAACCTATGATTTTGAAGGAGAGAATGACTTAGAAGAATTTATCAAAATTGCACAGTCTGTTGGGCTTCTAGTGATACTTAGACCAG GACCCTACATATGTGGTGAATGGGAACTG GGAGGTTTTCCACCATGGCTCCTCAAGAACACATCTATCGTACTGAGGTCTTCCAAGGATCAAG TGTACATGGATGCTGTTGATAAATGGATGGGTGTCTTACTGCCAAAGATACGGCCTCTCCTGTATAACAATGGAGGCCCTGTTATTACTGTACAG GTAGAAAATGAGTATGGGAGCTACTTCACATGTGACCACGACTACATGTCCCATCTGGAGAACCTTTTTAGGAGCCACCTTGGAAAAGATGTCGTCCTCTTCACCACTGATGGTTTTGCTAAGTCTATGTTGGACTGTGGTACCCTGCCAAGTTTATTCACAACTGTTGACTTTGGTGCAG GTGTGGATCCCAAAGTGCCTTTCTCCATACTTAGAAAGTACCAACCAAACGGACCTCTTGTGAACTCTGAGTTCTACCCAGGGTGGCTGGACCACTGGGGCGAGAAGCACTCAACAGTCAACCCTGCTGTGATGACTCAATACCTGGACATGATCCTCGCTATGAATGCTTCGGTTAATTTGTACATGTTTGAGGGAGGAACAAGTTTTGGCTATATGAATG GTGCCAATTGTGGAGCCAAGTCAAGTCAATACCAGCCACAACCAACTAGTTACGACTATGATGCACCACTCTCTGAGGCTGGAGATATCACCCTAAAATACCGTCTCTTGCTGGAAGTGATTGCAGGATATGTTGGACCACCATCAGGCCTGCCACCTAAAAACATACCCAAATACGCTTATGGCAAGGTGGAAATGAAAAAG CTAGGGCGGCTTTTAGACCTAGTCCAAGTTCTCTCCCCAAATCCTCCAGTCATGGCGAGACTCCCGATGACAATGGAGCAACTCGGACAGAGCTACGGGTTTGTTCTGTACCACACGCAAATTCCAGACAAATTTGCCCACCAAACTGTCACGATCAGTATTCCGGGGATTAGAGACCGTGCTATCATCTATGTTGGCAAG ATTCGCCAAGCCACCGTTATACGAGTTGGCAACAAGACCACCGCATCGATTGTTATCGGAAGTTTCTTCGATCTTAGCATCCTTGTTGAAAATATGGGGCGCATTAACTACGGTCCCCACCTTGTCGACCCGAAAGGCATTCTGGGTAATGTTACCCTCGGCGGGGATGTACTCATGGACTGGAAGATGTTCCCCCTGAATCTCAAGAACGTGTTAAACCATTATCCCATGCTTTCGAGTGTTCGGCGGGATAATACTTCAAATGCGCCGACGTTCTTCACAGGCGAGATACCCCCATCGGTGGACGGGGTGCCACGAGACACGTTCCTGTACATGGACTCCTGGACTAAG GGCCAGGTGTTTATCAATGGATTCAACGTCGGTCGTTACTGGCCGGCAGCTGGTCCACAGATATCCCTTTATGTGCCCTCGAGCGTCCTCTATGCTGGTCAGCGGGCTAGTAAGCTGTTTATTCTGGAGTTGGACGAAAACCCATGTGATTACCCGGCCACGTGCTACGTCACCTTTAAAGACACGCCATTACTGGATGGACCGGTGGCCCCTCTTCAAAGGACAGCAGGCAAAAGCTACAGACACTTGGATCAGCAGTGGCTTTCCGTGTACACTCAAGAAAATGTTAAGAATCCCGCAATTATACAGCATCTTGTCCACAGTGAGCATAAGAATATCAGCTGA
- the LOC5518332 gene encoding beta-galactosidase isoform X2: MAKLCQFVLNALLSFILFLQSLEARSFSVDFTNNVFLKDGKPFRYISGSIHYFRVPRIYWKDRLEKMKFAGLNAVQTYVAWNLHEPEIGTYDFEGENDLEEFIKIAQSVGLLVILRPGPYICGEWELGGFPPWLLKNTSIVLRSSKDQVYMDAVDKWMGVLLPKIRPLLYNNGGPVITVQVENEYGSYFTCDHDYMSHLENLFRSHLGKDVVLFTTDGFAKSMLDCGTLPSLFTTVDFGAGVDPKVPFSILRKYQPNGPLVNSEFYPGWLDHWGEKHSTVNPAVMTQYLDMILAMNASVNLYMFEGGTSFGYMNGANCGAKSSQYQPQPTSYDYDAPLSEAGDITLKYRLLLEVIAGYVGPPSGLPPKNIPKYAYGKVEMKKLGRLLDLVQVLSPNPPVMARLPMTMEQLGQSYGFVLYHTQIPDKFAHQTVTISIPGIRDRAIIYVGKIRQATVIRVGNKTTASIVIGSFFDLSILVENMGRINYGPHLVDPKGILGNVTLGGDVLMDWKMFPLNLKNVLNHYPMLSSVRRDNTSNAPTFFTGEIPPSVDGVPRDTFLYMDSWTKGQVFINGFNVGRYWPAAGPQISLYVPSSVLYAGQRASKLFILELDENPCDYPATCYVTFKDTPLLDGPVAPLQRTAGKSYRHLDQQWLSVYTQENVKNPAIIQHLVHSEHKNIS; the protein is encoded by the exons ATGGCTAAGCTGTGCCAATTCGTGTTGAATGCCTTATTATCCTTCATTCTATTCTTACAATCACTAGAAGCAAGGTCCTTCTCTGTGGACTTCACAAACAATGTGTTTTTGAAGGATGGCAAGCCTTTTCGTTACATCTCTGGTAGCATCCACTATTTTCGTGTTCCTCGAATCTATTGGAAAGATCGACTAGAGAAGATGAAGTTTGCTGGATTGAATGCTGTACAAAC ATATGTTGCATGGAATTTACATGAGCCAGAGATTGGAACCTATGATTTTGAAGGAGAGAATGACTTAGAAGAATTTATCAAAATTGCACAGTCTGTTGGGCTTCTAGTGATACTTAGACCAG GACCCTACATATGTGGTGAATGGGAACTG GGAGGTTTTCCACCATGGCTCCTCAAGAACACATCTATCGTACTGAGGTCTTCCAAGGATCAAG TGTACATGGATGCTGTTGATAAATGGATGGGTGTCTTACTGCCAAAGATACGGCCTCTCCTGTATAACAATGGAGGCCCTGTTATTACTGTACAG GTAGAAAATGAGTATGGGAGCTACTTCACATGTGACCACGACTACATGTCCCATCTGGAGAACCTTTTTAGGAGCCACCTTGGAAAAGATGTCGTCCTCTTCACCACTGATGGTTTTGCTAAGTCTATGTTGGACTGTGGTACCCTGCCAAGTTTATTCACAACTGTTGACTTTGGTGCAG GTGTGGATCCCAAAGTGCCTTTCTCCATACTTAGAAAGTACCAACCAAACGGACCTCTTGTGAACTCTGAGTTCTACCCAGGGTGGCTGGACCACTGGGGCGAGAAGCACTCAACAGTCAACCCTGCTGTGATGACTCAATACCTGGACATGATCCTCGCTATGAATGCTTCGGTTAATTTGTACATGTTTGAGGGAGGAACAAGTTTTGGCTATATGAATG GTGCCAATTGTGGAGCCAAGTCAAGTCAATACCAGCCACAACCAACTAGTTACGACTATGATGCACCACTCTCTGAGGCTGGAGATATCACCCTAAAATACCGTCTCTTGCTGGAAGTGATTGCAGGATATGTTGGACCACCATCAGGCCTGCCACCTAAAAACATACCCAAATACGCTTATGGCAAGGTGGAAATGAAAAAG CTAGGGCGGCTTTTAGACCTAGTCCAAGTTCTCTCCCCAAATCCTCCAGTCATGGCGAGACTCCCGATGACAATGGAGCAACTCGGACAGAGCTACGGGTTTGTTCTGTACCACACGCAAATTCCAGACAAATTTGCCCACCAAACTGTCACGATCAGTATTCCGGGGATTAGAGACCGTGCTATCATCTATGTTGGCAAG ATTCGCCAAGCCACCGTTATACGAGTTGGCAACAAGACCACCGCATCGATTGTTATCGGAAGTTTCTTCGATCTTAGCATCCTTGTTGAAAATATGGGGCGCATTAACTACGGTCCCCACCTTGTCGACCCGAAAGGCATTCTGGGTAATGTTACCCTCGGCGGGGATGTACTCATGGACTGGAAGATGTTCCCCCTGAATCTCAAGAACGTGTTAAACCATTATCCCATGCTTTCGAGTGTTCGGCGGGATAATACTTCAAATGCGCCGACGTTCTTCACAGGCGAGATACCCCCATCGGTGGACGGGGTGCCACGAGACACGTTCCTGTACATGGACTCCTGGACTAAG GGCCAGGTGTTTATCAATGGATTCAACGTCGGTCGTTACTGGCCGGCAGCTGGTCCACAGATATCCCTTTATGTGCCCTCGAGCGTCCTCTATGCTGGTCAGCGGGCTAGTAAGCTGTTTATTCTGGAGTTGGACGAAAACCCATGTGATTACCCGGCCACGTGCTACGTCACCTTTAAAGACACGCCATTACTGGATGGACCGGTGGCCCCTCTTCAAAGGACAGCAGGCAAAAGCTACAGACACTTGGATCAGCAGTGGCTTTCCGTGTACACTCAAGAAAATGTTAAGAATCCCGCAATTATACAGCATCTTGTCCACAGTGAGCATAAGAATATCAGCTGA
- the LOC5518333 gene encoding uncharacterized protein LOC5518333 yields the protein MRMRRLPRMESNMADELDSDGEAEREVEFRKLKDTHEKTGYVVGKKAGKESSLQSSFNQGFTDISRVGMATGFLRGIISSLLSNIPQEEKTVHTSLMQVKLTQTLEQVNKIEGRFLLNVGRQSNSKVENCVCRTKRNTCQDDLHPDKEKDGNEQCCTRIDSNDSISQKTMSDDVSNLCTEIRNIWLSLIKSILTTNMNISQEDINKISMKFHEITFSQR from the exons atgcgcatgcgcagattgcCGCGCATGGaatccaacatggcggacgAACTTGATTCTGACGGCGAAGCGGAGCGGGAGGTTGAGTTCAGAAAATTGAAAGATACCCACGAAAAG ACAGGGTATGTTGTTGGGAAGAAAGCTGGCAAAGAAAGCTCATTGCAAAGTAGCTTTAACCAAGGATTTACTGATATATCTAGAGTTGGGATGGCAACTGGGTTTCTTCGTGGCATAATAAG TTCTCTACTGTCAAATATTCCACAAGAAGAGAAAACAGTGCATACCTCACTCATGCAGGTGAAGTTAACACAGACACTTGAACAAGTCAACAAGATTGAGGGAAGATTTTTGTTGAATGTTGGAAGACAGTCTAATTCTAAAGTGGAAAACTGTGTTTGCAgaacaaaaagaaacacatGTCAAGATGATTTGCACCCAGACAAAGAGAAAGATGGCAATGAACAATGTTGTACTAGGATTGATTCAAATGACAGTATTTCACAGAAAACAATGAGTGACGATGTGTCAAATTTATGTACAGAAATAAGAAATATCTGGTTGTCTTTGATTAAATCAATCCTTACTACCAATATGAACATCAGCCAAGAAGATATCAACAAAATTTCTATGAAATTTCATGAGATAACTTTTAGTCAAAGATAA